CCGTGCTTCTTCCGCCGGCTCCCCTGGCTCCCCAACCCAAGACCATCCTTGAGATTGCCGCCACGGATACTGCTTTCGAGGGTTTGGCTGCGGCGGTCACGGCGGCCGGACTTGCCTCCACGCTGGCCGATACGACCAAGCAGTTCACGGTGTTCGCACCCACCGACGCCGCTTTCGCCAAGCTTCCAGCGGGCACGGTGAGCGAGCTTCTGAAAGACCCCACGGGCGACCTCAAGAACATCCTCCTCTACCACGTCGTGGCGGGCAAGGTCGAATCACCTGCGGTGGTGACCCTTTCCAAGGCGACCACGGTCAACGGCAAGGACGTGACGATCGAGGTGCGCGCCGGCAAGGTGTACTTGAACGGAACCACCCAAGTCACGGTGGTCGACATCCCGGCAAAAAACGGCGTCATCCACGTCATCGACGCCGTGCTTCTCCCCTAGACCTGCGCAAGATCGATAGCGAAGGCGCCGCATCCGCACACCCTCCCATCACGCGCAAACGTGATGGGAACCCTGGGGACGGCCGAGGGGCGCCAGCGCCGCCAGATCCACCCACGGATTCTGGTTACGTGGTGGATGCAGCCGAAGGTCCGCGAACCCGACAGGCGTCCAGCGGGCAGGGACGCCGAAGCGGGGAAACACCTCTCGTGGCGGGCAAGGCGAATCACCTGCGGTGGTGCCCTTCCAAGGCGACCACGGTCACCCGTGACGATCGGTGCGCCGGCAGGGTTTGCGGCCCAAGTCACGGTGGTGGCATCCCGGCAAAGGGTCGAAGGTCCTGCGAAGCCGAGCGAAGGCGGGACCTCTCGCGCAAAGAGGGAACTGGGACGCCGAGCGGTGAGCGGGGCGCCAATGCGCCGCCAGATTCACCCACGATTCTGGTTGTATGGTGGATGCAGTCGAAGGTCCGCGAACCCAGTAGAAGAGATTTGGTTTGCCAGGAATTGCCCTTGCGGTGGATGTCCACGCCGCGACACGGACCCGACCGCGTCCGCCGGGGCAGAGGGTAGCCAGAATCAGAACTTGCGGCGCATTCGGGCGGGTAATATGCCCATCAGATCCCGGTACTTCGCCACCGTGCGCCGCGCGACGTGCAGGCTGGATTCTTCCAGCACATCCACGATCTTCTGGTCGGAGAGCGGATCGGCCGGATCTTCCGCCTCGATGAGCTTGCGGATGGCCTCGCGGGCCTCCACGGAGCTGATCTCGGAGCCGTCTTCCTGCGTGACGGAAGCGGAAAAGAACGACTTCAGTTCGAACACGCCGTGCGGGGTCTGCACGTACTTCTCGTTGGTGACGCGCGACACGGTGGAGATGTGCATCTTCACCTTGTCGGCGATGTCCTGCAACACCAGCGGCTTGAGGTGGCCCGGACCTTCCTCGAAGAACTCGATCTGCGATTCCAGGATGGCGTGCATCACCTTGAGCATGGTGGACTTGCGCTGCTCGATGGACCGCAAAAGCCAGGTCGCGGAGTTGAGCTTGTCGCGGACGTATTTCTTCTCGTCGGTGGACGCCCGCGAACCGCGGCGCACCAGGTCCTGGTAGGAGCGGCTGACGCGAAGCGAAGGCACGGTCTTGTCGTTGAACGAGATCTGCCAGATTCCGTCAAGGCCCATCTCCACCACCATGTCCGGGATCACGGGCGGCGACTGCGGACTGGACAATTGCCGTCCGGGCCGGGGCTCGAGCTGTCCGATCTCCTTGATGGCGGCCTGGATCTCTTCGGGCGTGCTGTCCAGGCGCCGGGCGATGGTGGGGACCTTCAGTTTCTGCAACAGTCCAAAACAGTCGTGGATGATCTTCCAGGCGATGGTGTCGCGCATCCCGATGCGGGACAACTGCACCAGGAGGCATTCGCGCAGATCGCGCGAGCCGATTCCCGGGGGATCCAACCGCTGCAGCACGGAAAGGGCTTCTTCCCAGGTGGATTCGTCGATGCCGAGCTTTGCCTGGGCTTCTTCCTGGGTGACTTCCAGAAAGCCGTTCTCGTTGAGGTTCCCGATCAGCCATTCGATCACGGGACGGAGGACGGGATCGAACTTCTTCTCGTCCAGCTGGGCCAGGAGGGTTTCCTCCATGGAGGCCTGGTGGACGGGCACGCGTTCCAGCCGTTCGTCCGGGCTGGAGCGTTCCTCGGTCATGCGGCCGCCGGGATCGAAGCCATCGTCGAAGTAGGCTTCCCAGTCGATCTCGGAGGTGTTGTCCTGCGAACTCGCGGAGATCTGTTCCTCGCGGGACTCCGGCTCCTCGCCGGCGGCCTCTTCGGATTCCTGGCGGTCTTCGCGCTCTTCGGCGGTCTCCACCTGGTCGGCGCGATCGCCCTCCACCAGTTCGGGCTCGGGGCCGTCGTCTAGCTCCAAGACAGGATTTGTCTCCATCTCCTGCTTGACCAGCATCTCCAGCTCCAAGGCGGAGACCTGCAGGAGCTTCAGGGATTGGATCATCTGCGGAGAGAGCTTCTGCTCCATCCGCATGTCCATGGAAAGGCCGAAACCAAGATTCATCAGGCGTTGTCTCGAAGAAGCCGAAGCGCGAGTTCGGGATGGAAGCGGAAGACGTCGGCGGGTTGCTCGCAGGACCACTTGAGCAGGAACGATCCCGTGGAAACCTCCACGGTCCGGTTCCAGACACCGCCACGGAAAAAGGGAAGAGGATCCACGAAACCTTCGGCGTCGGCCTCGATTTCGAATCGGGATCCACCGGCACGGACCTCATGCAAAAGTCCGGCAGGACATTGCCAAAGATCTTTGGCGGGCTCGCCTTCGCGAAACAGGATCCGCGATTGCAGGACCATTTCGCGCAGCACGGGAGGGTCCATCTGCCGGACCAGCTCCTTGAGTCGCGCGTTGGTGTCCCGCAGACGTTCCACCAGCTTGAGATTGAGGGTGCGGGCGAGCTCCGGGAAGTCGTGGAACACGGACTCGAAGGCGTGGCTTTCCATGCGGATCACCACGGATCCACCGGCCGAACGGATGGAAGCGGAGCGACGTCCATCCAGCTGGTGGCTCATTTCCCCGAAAGGAACCATCTGGTCGACTTCCGGAGAATTGGTCAGCACCTTGAGGACATGCCGCGCCCCACCGGAGACCTCTTGTTCCACCACCAACGAGCCTTCTTCCAAGAAGAAGACGGAGTCATCCGGGTCTCCCTCGTGGAGCACCAATTCGCCGTCCCGGCAACGGAGTCGCCGGACCCAATCCGGATAGGCCTTGGCGAGCTTGGCCAAGGCGTGGTGTCGTGGGATAGGATCCTCGTGAAGCTCTGGCATCAAGCACAAGGATAACACTGGCCCAGACCAAAAAACCGCATAGAAATCGATCCGGCGCGACTTTTGTAGATGCCCAATCCATTGGTTACATTGAACCGGTTCAGATTGTTTGGCGACTCTTTGTTGGAATCGACGTTCAAGGTCAATCGAAGACGGTACGATAGGGGTAGGATTTTGGGGGAGGGTGGACGATGAATCGGTGGTGGGGACGGTTGGTGGGGTTGGTTCTAGCGGTTGGGGTTTGCGCCCCGGCACTGACACCTGTGGAAGACCACGGAGCGCTGAAGGTGCAAGGTTCGAAGATCCTGGATTCCAAAGGCCAACCAACCCAGTTGGTGGGGATGAGCCTGTTTTGGTCGGGATGGGCAGCCCAGTTCTACAACCGCCGCACGGTGCATTGGTTGGCCTACGATTGGAAGGTCTCGGTGCTTCGCATCGCCATGGGGGTTGAAGGCGGTGGGATGTATCTGGACACCAACAACGGTGCCGCCAAGAACATGAAGATGGTGGACTCGGTGATCCAGGCCTCGGTGGATCTGGGCATCTATGTGATCGTGGATTGGCACGACCACAACGCGCCCGACCACCAGGCCCAATCCATCGACTTTTTCCAGAAGGTCGCCCGCAAGTGGGGCAACACGCCGAACGTGATCTACGAGATCTTCAACGAGCCACACGGAATCATGGCCCCCGACGCCAACGGCAACGGAGGCGAGGACATGTGGTATTGGGACGACCAGATCAAGCCCTACTCCCAGGCGGTCGTGGATTCGATCCGGGCGATCGATCCCGACAACCTGATTCTCATCGGAAACGAAAACTGGGATCAGAACCCCTCCGGCGCGGCTGCCAATCCCGTTGTCGGGAAGAACCTCGCCTACACCCTGCACTTCTATTCGGGGTCCCACGTGGTGTCCATGGCCAATGCTCCGGCCAAAGCCTCAACGGGCGCCTATACCAGCGGAAGGACGACCCTTTCCAGGGGCGTTTCGCTCTTCCTGTCCGAGTGGGGCACCACCAACGCCGATGGCGGCGGCGGGGCCGACAAGAATCTTTACTTGGACAAGGCCCAGGAATGGCTGGATTGGGCCAAGACCAATTCCATCGGCTGGTGCAACTGGTCGGTGGTCAACAAGACGGAATCCTCCGCTGCGCTAAAGCCGAATGCCAATCCGCTTGGTGGATGGAACGATACCGATCTTTCGGTTTCAGGGGCTTGGGTTCGTCAACAGATTCTGGCGCTCAATGCCAAGTACAGCTTTCCAGAACCTCCTCCGG
This DNA window, taken from Fibrobacterota bacterium, encodes the following:
- the rpoN gene encoding RNA polymerase factor sigma-54, which codes for MNLGFGLSMDMRMEQKLSPQMIQSLKLLQVSALELEMLVKQEMETNPVLELDDGPEPELVEGDRADQVETAEEREDRQESEEAAGEEPESREEQISASSQDNTSEIDWEAYFDDGFDPGGRMTEERSSPDERLERVPVHQASMEETLLAQLDEKKFDPVLRPVIEWLIGNLNENGFLEVTQEEAQAKLGIDESTWEEALSVLQRLDPPGIGSRDLRECLLVQLSRIGMRDTIAWKIIHDCFGLLQKLKVPTIARRLDSTPEEIQAAIKEIGQLEPRPGRQLSSPQSPPVIPDMVVEMGLDGIWQISFNDKTVPSLRVSRSYQDLVRRGSRASTDEKKYVRDKLNSATWLLRSIEQRKSTMLKVMHAILESQIEFFEEGPGHLKPLVLQDIADKVKMHISTVSRVTNEKYVQTPHGVFELKSFFSASVTQEDGSEISSVEAREAIRKLIEAEDPADPLSDQKIVDVLEESSLHVARRTVAKYRDLMGILPARMRRKF
- a CDS encoding cyclic nucleotide-binding domain-containing protein gives rise to the protein MAKLAKAYPDWVRRLRCRDGELVLHEGDPDDSVFFLEEGSLVVEQEVSGGARHVLKVLTNSPEVDQMVPFGEMSHQLDGRRSASIRSAGGSVVIRMESHAFESVFHDFPELARTLNLKLVERLRDTNARLKELVRQMDPPVLREMVLQSRILFREGEPAKDLWQCPAGLLHEVRAGGSRFEIEADAEGFVDPLPFFRGGVWNRTVEVSTGSFLLKWSCEQPADVFRFHPELALRLLRDNA
- a CDS encoding cellulase family glycosylhydrolase, with the protein product MNRWWGRLVGLVLAVGVCAPALTPVEDHGALKVQGSKILDSKGQPTQLVGMSLFWSGWAAQFYNRRTVHWLAYDWKVSVLRIAMGVEGGGMYLDTNNGAAKNMKMVDSVIQASVDLGIYVIVDWHDHNAPDHQAQSIDFFQKVARKWGNTPNVIYEIFNEPHGIMAPDANGNGGEDMWYWDDQIKPYSQAVVDSIRAIDPDNLILIGNENWDQNPSGAAANPVVGKNLAYTLHFYSGSHVVSMANAPAKASTGAYTSGRTTLSRGVSLFLSEWGTTNADGGGGADKNLYLDKAQEWLDWAKTNSIGWCNWSVVNKTESSAALKPNANPLGGWNDTDLSVSGAWVRQQILALNAKYSFPEPPPVPPRKIDTTVLPGRIQAEGFATSKGVQFESSLDEDGSEDMGWIETGDGADYLVNVSEDGRYNLHIRAASNTAGGDFVLQNAAGVELKRVAIAGTKGWQKWVTTTDTTGVDLKAGTQILKVVFEGAATGSLFNLNWFELNHEIVPLRSRATWKKAASVSLREGKVLVQDALGFEHAALRDPAGKVLARTAVVDGLALLPTGPAKGVLITELTGPQRRELHSVVRAR